A part of Candidatus Abyssobacteria bacterium SURF_5 genomic DNA contains:
- a CDS encoding MFS transporter → MELESKGLEQISAPRAVTQSTSIFEKTAYGIAGFGGGITRNMLSLYLLFYYADVVGLNPAYVSAAIMIGNIWDAVTDPLMGFVSDHTHTRFGRRRIYLLAGALPLGILIFALWAPPARLIGFPLFIYVTVLVVLLYALYTVVAVPYLALGAELSPDSDERSSIFGFNFAFTRFGELAGAIVPHVALEFSDDVLIFLHQDIGILPDAFFTRALEYFSQPTNAFRFSAGLAGFIITCTTLATFFGTHERVAHEPERKLASSRQIMRTMYGDLFSTLKNRPFFILLISMMTIDVGSGITASMMMYITKYWLKMEELVSVFFATYMFFAMLSAVFWVQFSKRTSKKLAYLLGQSILTIALFASFFMEEGKTLRVFALLAFGGFGLGAYVMLWSLIADLVDFDEYETHKRREGAYYGIYTLFSKAAGGIGVFLTGVYLNFIGFEKGVEIDPEILLKIKLLYAPFTALINLAGVIIFSFFSYDKQEHARIQMELAERKGRVAESEQE, encoded by the coding sequence ATGGAGTTGGAATCAAAGGGCCTCGAACAGATATCGGCCCCACGGGCAGTAACGCAGAGCACAAGCATTTTCGAGAAGACGGCGTACGGAATCGCCGGGTTCGGCGGCGGAATCACGCGGAACATGTTGTCGCTGTACCTGCTGTTCTACTATGCCGATGTCGTCGGGCTCAATCCTGCGTACGTCAGCGCCGCGATAATGATCGGGAACATCTGGGATGCAGTCACCGATCCGCTTATGGGATTCGTCTCTGACCACACACATACGAGGTTCGGCAGGCGAAGAATTTACCTGCTCGCAGGCGCACTCCCATTAGGAATTCTCATTTTCGCTCTTTGGGCGCCGCCGGCGCGTCTTATCGGGTTTCCGCTCTTCATTTATGTGACCGTGCTAGTTGTTCTGCTCTATGCGCTGTATACGGTCGTGGCTGTTCCATATCTGGCCCTGGGCGCAGAGTTGAGTCCGGACAGCGACGAGCGCTCAAGTATATTCGGGTTCAATTTCGCATTTACCCGCTTCGGCGAACTGGCGGGCGCCATCGTCCCGCACGTGGCGCTCGAGTTCTCCGACGACGTTCTTATCTTTCTGCATCAGGACATCGGAATCCTCCCGGACGCTTTCTTCACGCGAGCCCTGGAATACTTCAGCCAGCCGACCAACGCCTTTCGTTTCAGCGCCGGATTGGCGGGATTTATCATCACCTGCACCACACTTGCCACGTTCTTCGGCACCCATGAGCGAGTCGCGCATGAACCTGAGCGAAAGCTGGCGTCTTCGCGACAAATAATGCGAACAATGTATGGAGACCTCTTTTCGACGCTGAAGAACCGCCCCTTCTTCATTCTGCTGATTTCAATGATGACCATCGACGTCGGCAGCGGCATCACGGCTTCCATGATGATGTATATAACGAAGTACTGGCTCAAGATGGAGGAACTCGTATCGGTTTTCTTCGCCACGTACATGTTTTTTGCAATGCTGTCAGCGGTTTTCTGGGTGCAGTTTTCAAAGCGAACGAGCAAGAAGCTGGCCTACCTGCTCGGACAATCCATCCTCACAATAGCTCTGTTCGCCTCATTTTTCATGGAGGAAGGGAAAACCCTGCGCGTGTTCGCGCTGCTTGCCTTCGGGGGTTTCGGCCTTGGGGCATATGTAATGCTCTGGTCCCTCATAGCTGACCTGGTCGATTTTGACGAGTACGAGACACACAAGAGGCGCGAGGGGGCATACTACGGCATCTATACGCTCTTCAGCAAGGCGGCCGGCGGAATCGGAGTCTTTCTCACGGGCGTGTATCTGAATTTCATAGGTTTTGAAAAAGGAGTGGAGATCGATCCGGAGATACTGCTCAAGATAAAGTTGTTGTATGCCCCGTTCACCGCTCTCATCAACCTGGCGGGGGTCATCATCTTCTCATTCTTCAGCTATGACAAACAGGAGCATGCGCGCATCCAGATGGAACTGGCGGAGCGGAAAGGACGGGTTGCGGAATCGGAGCAGGAGTAG
- the pspC gene encoding envelope stress response membrane protein PspC, with amino-acid sequence MKPAPYSAEERPARSPRRLYRSRSGMILGVCKGIAEYFDLSVGWTRILALVLLILSGIWPIAILYVLAAFLIKPEPVLPLQTEEAEEFYNSYMNSRTMAVKRLKRTFDNLDRRIQHMESIVTGREFDWERRLREGT; translated from the coding sequence ATGAAGCCGGCGCCCTATTCGGCGGAAGAGAGACCGGCGCGTTCTCCCCGGAGGCTGTATCGTTCTCGCAGCGGAATGATCCTCGGCGTCTGCAAGGGGATCGCCGAATATTTTGATCTATCGGTCGGCTGGACGCGGATTCTCGCCCTCGTGCTCCTCATTCTCTCCGGAATTTGGCCCATCGCGATTCTGTATGTACTCGCAGCGTTTCTCATCAAGCCCGAGCCTGTCCTGCCGCTGCAGACGGAAGAGGCGGAGGAATTCTACAACAGTTATATGAATTCCCGCACGATGGCCGTGAAACGCTTGAAGCGCACGTTCGACAACCTTGATCGCCGAATTCAGCACATGGAGAGCATCGTCACCGGTCGCGAGTTCGACTGGGAGCGCCGCCTGCGCGAAGGAACCTGA
- a CDS encoding phage-shock protein, with amino-acid sequence MTGVIIVGIVLSSVLIAMGIIAATIVAIKRPKDSFPRLRGADQKGETQMIQELHDGLLRMEKRVEALETILLERERKERVNESA; translated from the coding sequence ATGACCGGCGTGATCATAGTTGGCATCGTTCTGAGTTCCGTATTGATAGCCATGGGCATCATCGCTGCAACCATCGTGGCGATCAAACGGCCTAAAGACAGCTTTCCTCGACTTCGCGGCGCGGATCAGAAAGGCGAGACGCAAATGATACAGGAGTTGCACGACGGCCTGCTCCGAATGGAGAAGCGAGTCGAGGCGCTGGAGACAATTCTTCTTGAGCGGGAACGAAAGGAAAGAGTCAATGAATCTGCTTGA
- the pspA gene encoding phage shock protein PspA, which yields MGIFTRVRDIINSNINSMLDKAEDPEKLIRLMIQEMEDTLVEIRASCADVMAAVKKVQRAREEAIAKAGQWGERAKLAVEKGREDLGREALLEKRRFQERAASLEKEATDCTTLIEQYQADIVQLEEKLTAAREKQRILVKRHTHAQKKKRAQLDIRRMETSDAFIRFEQFENRIERMEAEADLVNFGRKSSLEDEFAGLEGDEEIEQELQDLKDSAEKSREADPRKSSDAPPSQGGDSPSA from the coding sequence ATGGGGATCTTCACGAGAGTGCGAGACATCATCAATTCGAACATTAATTCAATGCTGGACAAGGCGGAGGACCCGGAAAAACTGATCCGCCTGATGATCCAGGAGATGGAAGACACGCTGGTCGAGATCAGGGCGTCGTGTGCGGACGTGATGGCGGCCGTGAAGAAGGTGCAGCGCGCGCGCGAGGAGGCGATCGCGAAGGCGGGCCAGTGGGGCGAGCGCGCGAAGCTGGCGGTAGAAAAGGGTCGCGAGGACCTGGGTCGCGAGGCATTGCTGGAAAAGCGCCGATTCCAGGAGCGCGCCGCATCGCTGGAGAAGGAAGCGACCGACTGCACTACGCTGATAGAGCAGTATCAGGCGGATATTGTTCAACTCGAGGAAAAGCTGACGGCTGCGCGCGAGAAGCAGCGCATTCTTGTGAAGCGGCATACTCATGCGCAGAAGAAGAAGCGGGCGCAGCTGGATATCAGGCGTATGGAGACCTCGGATGCATTCATTCGATTCGAGCAGTTCGAGAACCGCATCGAGCGGATGGAGGCGGAGGCCGATCTCGTGAATTTCGGAAGAAAATCCTCATTGGAGGATGAATTCGCAGGCCTCGAGGGCGATGAAGAGATAGAGCAGGAATTACAGGATCTGAAGGATTCAGCCGAAAAATCGCGAGAGGCCGATCCTCGGAAATCCAGCGATGCGCCGCCCTCTCAGGGCGGGGACAGCCCTTCGGCTTAA